The DNA window caaaaagaaaagaaaagcaaatggaaatgaagacaaaaaagcaACGAAtaactaaacaaaaacacaaaacgtgTACTGTGCCACACATCCAATCAGAACAATACCATCACTCATCTAATCAGAATGACTGATCACTGGACTCAAGGGAGGACTGTCCTTCTTATCCATTTTGCTATAAGTCCAAATCCCCCCAGTACCCGAATCCACCCTCCAACCAACACCTATGAATTCTGCTTGGAAAATGTCCTAGAGTATTgagtcatttttaaatgtcttttggggatttactgttgttgttttcttaaactagtttttggtgtgtttttatCACTGCGGTTACATTTGcctttatgttttatttttgtgtttttctttcaaataaatTGCTGTGGTCATTTTAATTGAACTTCAAGGCTACCTTAACATCCCAAACATCTCCCGGAGGTCGTTTACCCTCAAGTCCAGAAAACCCAGAGACGTCCCTGAATGTCAGTACCATAAACTTCTAATACTGTCCATTGCCACGATTTTCTTATCATTTAGCTGTTTACATGCACTGATTGTTATTCAAAGACGTTGTATTCTCTTTAACAAAATCATATCGGCACATGGTGGAGGTGACAGACGCAATAAACGGCAAGCAGGGAATGAGTGATTTAGgatgaataaattaataaatatatacgtatatacgtaAGTGAATACAAACTGACAAGCCCAAAATCTCGTTTCCCAAGAACGCtgtaaaatacagtatttactATACCTGAATGCGGGTGAAAGTGACTTCAGGTAGTATCGGATGACACATttagggcaaaaaaaataaaataaaatagaaagaaagaaaaaagagccAGTAAAAATCAAGTCTCCAATCAATCCAAATGCCAAAGATCGTCACAGGTGTCCCCGAATGTTGACAAAAACTCGCCAGTGAGTGCGGAGCCTATCgcgtacaaacacacaaagaagtGAAACTAAATAGATTCAAGGGTGAATCACCACCTGCAAGACAAAATAGGAACATATCGTGACTGTACTTATTAGGTTGTGACAGATACTATTGTCACACACCCCTTCAAATTCCTGTCACCTCTTCAAATTCTTGTCACACCTTAATTCCGCATGCGCAGCATTCCTGCAACAGCTTGTAGTACCAAGGCCACCATATTGGGACAGAAAATACACGGACCACCAACCGAGACTTTGTATGAGCACAGTACAATGTGAAATACTGAACGTTTTTGAacagtttattttaatttatttcagtaTAAACCAAAACGTCTAATTAATTCAATGCTTTCATGgtgattttcaaataaaataccagCTGACCAGAGGGCTGGCAACACCTTTTGCAGAAGCACTGACCTACATTTATGTAATTTTGAGATTTTATCCATACATTATATGAAGCGATTTagtgttattttgtttatattcccatttacattttattttcttcttttcatagTTCTTCTCTTGGCTACACAGTTGCACgtacatttaaatgaatgtttgttttctctgttCAATCAGTTTTGATGTGTCGTCCACAAAGCAAGGCCGCAGCAAAGACTCAAACTGCAAGCAAGGTGACTAACGTCAGCAGTAAAATTTCAGCAAACACACGATTATGataaaggcaaaaaaataaggccaacacatttaattatttcaGTTTGCAGACATAACAATTTAGAAAACAGTGACAATATGTAtttaatgagattttttttttaaatgcaatctCTTCTGGACAAACAACCACTAAAGGTGATACTGGACATGAAAAACTAAACAGTATGAACAACTTTACCAAATAAGACTGCTGCAATGACAGCAGTATAAGTGTGAGATTTCCAGCTCTAAtggcacaggaaaaaaacaacacaaaaagaatcACAATCATCAATGCTAGCTGACAACAGGCTCGCTGCCAGCAACACGTCGGCCCTCTGGAATGTtgggtgaaaaatgacaacgcTGACGCAAATATGAAGCAAGGACTTCTTAATCCTCCCGTAATATTTTGCTCATatctaaatgcaaaaaaaatccaaattatatgtaactgaaaaaatataaatgtgcgGAGAATGTGTATAATCAACGTGAAGCTGGTCCCATAACAGAATGAACCAACTATTTCCCCATTTGCTGGCAAAGACCTCAAGCACAACACAGAGCACTGACATGTACTCTCCAAACCTGAATTCTATTTCACAGCATTATGCTCATCTCTGACTTCAAAATCACTATCAGTAACAAGGGAAACCACTTCCCAAGTGTCGATCGACCATTCTCAAAGTGAGTAAAATCATCTTTCATTgctgtccatccatcctcgACTCAGATTGGTTGTTCTtaaatttttaattattatctATTTAACTGTCTAATCAAGAgttcttttaattttgttaCTCAAATaccattcaaaatatttggttAGTTAGTGGCCTACCATATAAACTGTGGGAGAACTAACTTGAAATGGGCAAATCTTCAGTCTGTCTTCAGATGATACCACAAAATAATATACTGTAGCACTTTGTATCACAGTCCACCTctgcacagacaaaaaaaaaaaaatagtcacatTGAGACATTATCATCCTTTTAAGTCAGTAGCTGCCGGTTTTGTTAAACATGTCTGTGACGAAAGATGTAAGAAACATTGTTCAATAACTCCATGGATTTGGATGGCGTTTGTATAACAATGTTCAAGCCCAAAATTGTCCAACAAAATAACAGTATTATGACAACATTAGTTATTTTAAAgaaagttttcttttctatAATTACCGCAGCCTCTAAAAGATGTTAATATTTCAGCGTAATCTCGAATTGAAAACTGTTTACGCTCCAGTCCACAAGCATGTAGTCTTGAACAACTAATAAATGTCAACGATGGTCCTCCAGAAAGAATGAGAGCTCAGCAACTATGACTAAACACATGAAGCTCAGAAATACAAAGCTCTCACGATGGTTAAAGCTTCAAGAAGTGATCCTTCCTGTTATGCCGAGTGCAGCGGGATGACAAATTTGCACCCAAAAGGAGAGAGGTACTTGATGCCAACTTCCTGGAACACCTGGCGGGGGACGCCTATGTCGCACAGGTAAACTCTGCCAGCCCCCTCACCTAAGGGAAGGGGGAGGCAAAGGGAGAGGGACCACTTGGCCTCCACCGCCTGCCCCTGTCCACTAATGGGAGGATCCAAGCTGAGCACTGGCGCCCGGTTCTGGTTGGCCCATTCTGTAGCTGCCCGGTACCAAGGCTGATCCATCAGGAATGTGTTCTCATGGCAATCGAGGCAGTTTATGATTAGATCCACGGGGGTATCGGGCAGATCTGTGCAATCAGACAAGATATCAGGCCAtctgaaacaattttttggaCCACCTGAGACAAATGTTTGCCTGAAGGCTTCGCAGACACCATGTTCGGTTATCCATTCACTGACATATTCCTGTGTTATGCTATCAATTTCATCCTCGTGATTGTTTCAGTGTATTAGTACCCTCTATTGGTGTAAAGTTTATACTGCAGTCAGGCAATAAGCTTTCACAgtagtcacaaaaaaaaaaaaaaaaacctcacctTTGATATTTGACACTAGCTTGCCAACAGTCTTACTGAAGAGAGTTAGCTCGCTGGTGACTGAGTCGAGCATCTTGACGAAGTTGGGCAGAAACAGAACGACCTCAACTTCGTGATTGGCCAGGTGACGACCGCAGCTGATGCCCTGCGCCCCCTGCACATGCGGACCGCATAGTAGAGCCACGGTGGGACGCTGGTGGAGATTCTTTGGCGTGAACCTGAAGTCACCGAAATTCAAATAAAGATCAAGCAACCTTCTTGACATTTAGCTTTTCATTCTGCTTACCTGTTGGGCCCACCGAGCAGCGTGAGCGCCATCTGACTGGCGCACACGCCGGTCATCTCAAGTCGCCGCTCCAACGTGAGGCCATAGCGCTCCGCGACTGACAGCAGACGCTTGTGCAGTTCATAAGCTATGCTGGGCACAACCAGTCCAGAGTCTAgatgcaaacaaaaagcaagaTTACCGATGAACTAATTTCCACATTCTTCCATCCCGTGTAATTgtaaaaaacataccagtgcAGTACTCTTTGGCTCCAGGCTGCGGTACTGTTATCTGTCTGTACACGATAGGTTTGCTTTCAATAATGTTCTCATCATGGCGGTAGCGCGAGGGAGTCTGCTCGTGAGGTGTACCGCGTGACCTCGCACCATTCCGACGCTCCGATGTGTCAATCTCTGAGAAAACGGCCGCTTTGTCGAAAAGGGCCAGGTTTCCCTCAAAATCAAAGTCTGTGTCCAGGCCGTCGTCCATGCCGTCCCCGAAGCACTCGTCGTCCCTTTGCTTCATCTGGCTGATACCGTTTTTCACCCCGTTCTTTTTAGGGGTGGCTTGGTTTGCACCTCGACTGCTTGATGACCCTGCAACAGTGATCATAGGTGGATCTTACTTTTGGAACATCAACAAACAAGTCAGAACTTTGGACGTAATCCCAAATTTACAGGAGTTGTGTCTTCGTCTGAAGCCCTTGGGGACATCCAGATGGCGGTCGCCATAGCTTTTGGAGCAGTGTTGCGGAGAGTTGACCATGTCTACGCTACGAGGATCACCTTTTGGTACCGCAACCGGAGCACTGCTTGTTTTGGTGGACACGGAAGAGTTGTTTTGGGTATTTCCATTTCTGATTTCCAATATCTTGAGGTCTTTTATGTCAATGGCACTGCAACACAATGGAAACAAATGTGTCGGTATGTGAGTAATGGTTGTTGGAAATAGTTACTGAAAGAGCCACAATTACTTTACTGAAAGCAGGCCTTCcgattattttgtgttgaaaaCTATTTTCTAATGATAACAGCCTTCTGAAAAAAGGTCAAAGATGCAGAAAGTTTGAATCCTGCATTTAACAAAATGGCTCAAATGTATTGACGGttacaaatggaaaatatcACTGGAAATTTTGAGTGTCACTGGAATAATCTCAACAGAATAATCTCTCTGGTAATTCTGGTTAAATTTAAAATCTCACACAGATTCCTAGATTATActttatctttctttttttaaacgtcaCAAGCTTTACCTGAATGTGACCTCTGGCACTGGGCACCTTACTCCATTGTGGAAAGGTTGTCTGAGCGAGATGGTTTGACAGGACTGGTCCACTGATGACACTTCTCCCTGATAGACTCCCAGTGTTGGTCCACAGTTGATTGACACCAAACTACCTAGCCAATCCGAAGCCATGCCTACTAAAACTCAAGCGTAACCCTGTAAAAAAGTGGCACAAAAGAacagttgaaaataaaaaaaataagtactGCAAGACAATTTGTTGTATGTGGAATTCAATTGAAATAAGCGTTTAATGTCCGATACGTAAACACGGGAACTCGTGTGTTATGAACAGCTAAGCTACTAGCAGATAACATTAGCGCGAGTTTTCCTCAGTAGAGTGGCAGCAGCGCAGTATCTATTGCGAACAAACCAGAAGGTTAAGTAGCAAACTTTCTTTAAAATGCACCCGAATACGTTttcttgtcaaaaaaaaacacacgaaTGACCAGCAAGGTTAATTATTTCAATTCAATGAGTTGGTTAATTGAACGTACCGTGCTTGCTGAATGCTGTGGAAACGCTACGGCGAGCATCAGTATTACTACTTCCGATTTAGTCTTCTTCTTGTAATGTTTTAGGGCGGCTGGCAAGATACGTCTAAGTGCGGTACCGCCACCTACTGGTATAGAATGTGAACCAACTATGCTGAGTAACCGATCCCCGCCAAATAATACAGtacagaataaaataaaaataaaacagagagAACCATATGCTATCCATACAAAAACCCTGTTTCTAAATTTCCTTTTGTTGTGTTAGCCGCATCTGTAAACTTTAGGAAACAAACTAGTATTTTATTGCTGATAACAACCCTTTCTTTGGATgtaatgtcaacatttttatttttatttatattttaccaTAATAACACTCTGGTTGCTCATTTTATAGTTCACAGATGCAACTGAAAgacataaatataaacatataAATCCTTGGCCTTGTATGACTCCATGTTTTGATTATTTACTCTAACTGACTGCAAGTAAGACtatttaatacattttggaTTAGCATTTGTAACAGATGCAaattcatttaattaaaaggCATAATCACAGTACACAGATGATATCATGTGGAAAAGCCATCAATCATCCATTATGCTCACACATGTGTGCACACTAATCCCAGCTCCTACATTAATCAACAAGGTGTAGAGCAATTTTTTGTCTACATGCTATAATTTGACCTATGACCCTCTCTCTGATGGATAAATAATCGGACCCGAGGAAAACTGCTGGAACTCACCCGACGTAGGCATAGAAAGCTAGCAGTGAGCCTAGCATTTCTTCTCTGCACCTGCCAATTTGTAAAGTGTGTCTGATTTATTTGCGCAGATTATGGCTCATGAAGGTGGAAAAAGTTAATAAATAGTATATCttggtgtcattttttaaaactattgcattggttttatttaaacatgcacaacaacacacatgcTGAGACCTCAAAGGCCAAGTCGCCGGCACTTCATGGCAAATTCCAACTTGGCATGTGGGATGGAGATCATAAACAGTACATCTTGCCCATATTTTTCTATGAAGGTTCTAGTTGAACCGTGTGCCAAAATGACTGCTCCTCTTGTCGACTGCACGTGTCCCTCCAGTGAGCACATCCCGCCTCTGCAGCCTCAGCACCGATGAGGACTCGACCGAGGATTTTACATTGTGACCGTGCACGACTCTGTCATGTGGGAAAGGAGGAAATTTAATTCCTTCAAATGCAAAGGACTGATAAAAAGATTCACGATCAGTTAGAATGTCTAATGCGGGTACCTGCATGATTATAAACTCCAACATGAGTGGTAAGTGACTGATGTCTCCTGGAGGAAGGTCAAACAGGAAGTAGGAGTTCCACACAGCAAACGAGGTTCCTTTTGTTTCCCTGCTGCTTATGGTGAGTCCCTCATGATGCAACTTAATCACCACCTGGTAGTCTGTAAACAAATACTGATAGTCAACGACATGGGGAATAATAATAGACTATCCTATGCTCTCACTTTTAGTTACactttaaaacataaaacctttttacgttattcatttatttaggcACTATAGTTTTAATTAGGGATGTTCgatatcacttttttttcagaccGGTTCTCAAATCTTGAGTAATTGCTAATAACAAGTGGCAATACCACTGGTATTTTTATATGTAAAATTTCCCTCCCAAAAAACTGACAGCTTATTAAGACCTTTATTCAATATAGGAATTTTCCTTAAAATTGCATGAAATTAATGGCAATTCTCCAGCCTTCTTTCTAATTCGGTTCCACTACCGATATCGGTACTTGCCAATCTCTAgctttaaaaaatgaacaagaaCTTGATTTTTGATTGTTCCACGAATTGCTCTTTTGTTActtcaacacaaaataatttcaataaATCCAACAAATGCAGCTATGATGTActcctgttttttgttttttcttctcataCTTATCACTTAATATATGTTTGATACAAACTTCATTTATATACAGCATTCTGTATTGTTA is part of the Syngnathus acus chromosome 6, fSynAcu1.2, whole genome shotgun sequence genome and encodes:
- the edc3 gene encoding enhancer of mRNA-decapping protein 3 isoform X1, which codes for MASDWLGSLVSINCGPTLGVYQGEVSSVDQSCQTISLRQPFHNGVRCPVPEVTFSAIDIKDLKILEIRNGNTQNNSSVSTKTSSAPVAVPKGDPRSVDMVNSPQHCSKSYGDRHLDVPKGFRRRHNSWSSSSRGANQATPKKNGVKNGISQMKQRDDECFGDGMDDGLDTDFDFEGNLALFDKAAVFSEIDTSERRNGARSRGTPHEQTPSRYRHDENIIESKPIVYRQITVPQPGAKEYCTDSGLVVPSIAYELHKRLLSVAERYGLTLERRLEMTGVCASQMALTLLGGPNRFTPKNLHQRPTVALLCGPHVQGAQGISCGRHLANHEVEVVLFLPNFVKMLDSVTSELTLFSKTVGKLVSNIKDLPDTPVDLIINCLDCHENTFLMDQPWYRAATEWANQNRAPVLSLDPPISGQGQAVEAKWSLSLCLPLPLGEGAGRVYLCDIGVPRQVFQEVGIKYLSPFGCKFVIPLHSA
- the edc3 gene encoding enhancer of mRNA-decapping protein 3 isoform X2, which encodes MASDWLGSLVSINCGPTLGVYQGEVSSVDQSCQTISLRQPFHNGVRCPVPEVTFSAIDIKDLKILEIRNGNTQNNSSVSTKTSSAPVAVPKGSSSSRGANQATPKKNGVKNGISQMKQRDDECFGDGMDDGLDTDFDFEGNLALFDKAAVFSEIDTSERRNGARSRGTPHEQTPSRYRHDENIIESKPIVYRQITVPQPGAKEYCTDSGLVVPSIAYELHKRLLSVAERYGLTLERRLEMTGVCASQMALTLLGGPNRFTPKNLHQRPTVALLCGPHVQGAQGISCGRHLANHEVEVVLFLPNFVKMLDSVTSELTLFSKTVGKLVSNIKDLPDTPVDLIINCLDCHENTFLMDQPWYRAATEWANQNRAPVLSLDPPISGQGQAVEAKWSLSLCLPLPLGEGAGRVYLCDIGVPRQVFQEVGIKYLSPFGCKFVIPLHSA